Below is a window of Candidatus Aegiribacteria sp. DNA.
AAAGAGTCTCGTTCTATTGATCAGCCAGCCTTCCTCAAGTATCGGAGACGCTTCACCCATGTATGTTGGGAAAAAGAAGAAACCATTCATTTTCAGGTTCAGAAGACCAGTCACGATGATAACCAGAAGTGGAGACGAGTAGAGCAGGATGCTCTTCATCCTGAATCTCCGTTGTTTGATCAGGTCTGCCAGGATGTAGCTCGCTCCCAGGAATATTCCCTGCTCCCGGAAGACAGTGGCAACAACACACAGCAGAGCTGCTTTAAATCTGTCCCCCCTGGAGAAGAAATAGAGAGACCATGCAACGGCAGCCAGATGGGCGCTGTCGGGCATAGCCCTGAAAGCTTGCGCCAGGAAGAGGGGACTGGCTAGAAGGCCAAGTGCTGCCAATGGCCCTGCAATTCTGTCTCGCGAGATGTTCTCTGCAAATTTCCACGTTCCAGCAAGAGCAAGACCCGCGCCAACTGCCGGAAGCAATTTTGCAGTAAGAAGAGTGTTGCCCAGCAGTTTCATGAGAACTGCCCAGAGCCAGAAAAAGAAAGCAGGATGGCCCATTGCCTGTTCACCCCTGCCCTCTCCAGCCGGGACAGGCTGCAGATCATTACAGGCAATCCAGTGAGCTGAAGTATAGCTGTAACCGAGAGCGTCTCCGAATACAGGAACCTGCCCGAACCATACGGCAAGAAGCAAACCCGAAAGTAAAAGGCAAATTGTCACTACGAAAATAGTATCAACGCGACGAACAGACTCCAGTAACCTGTTCGGAAATACCCTCGGCTTCAAGCTGTGACTGCTTCTGGTGAAAAAAATAAGGAAAATCGCATGAGAATTCGATACAGCACCCGCAACAATGCTTTCGCAGGTATCGGGTCATGTAAGTGTATGGTTTTTCTCATCTTCCCCCCGTAGCTGCCCGTGCAGTAAGCTCCAACCTTCTGTGTAAATATTCATATACTATATTCTGTTTTCCTGCATAATCAATATCTACCGGATTATTCTTATGAAAGTGGTCTCTGTCCTTTTCCTGCGAAGCCTGCTTGGATATGTTCATAACTGCCGCCCGAAAGTAATTTGTTAAAGTGGGATTTAAGGGGTGATATAAATGCTCTGGCCGGCATGGGACAGGTCATTGTTTCTTTCTGTGAACGGTATTGACTCCGGTTTTCTTACAGCAGTCATGCGCTTTATTAC
It encodes the following:
- a CDS encoding glycosyltransferase family 39 protein, with the protein product MKPRVFPNRLLESVRRVDTIFVVTICLLLSGLLLAVWFGQVPVFGDALGYSYTSAHWIACNDLQPVPAGEGRGEQAMGHPAFFFWLWAVLMKLLGNTLLTAKLLPAVGAGLALAGTWKFAENISRDRIAGPLAALGLLASPLFLAQAFRAMPDSAHLAAVAWSLYFFSRGDRFKAALLCVVATVFREQGIFLGASYILADLIKQRRFRMKSILLYSSPLLVIIVTGLLNLKMNGFFFFPTYMGEASPILEEGWLINRTRLFAGHFLGEDFHWIPVAACLAIIFSEKNHRWGFMAILVLLLPSILYPPTRIAYLGVITVLYGWSLLKRRHLPSTVTVAGLSFVGMLVAFHVLIVVKSPDPALNLFRYVFGAYVPFMALLAARISDAGRRTAVPVWLLFCTLTLSSAGTVHYVWQPDTSPMGLVEVVKFREAISLSNNPIAPGPYILSDPAMGYVKESVTFNPDIPGNIVVSTCEANPEAVNRLIPQGYRLTGDSAFVWRDQGLTVLSLGIEPVPK